In a single window of the Gossypium hirsutum isolate 1008001.06 chromosome D02, Gossypium_hirsutum_v2.1, whole genome shotgun sequence genome:
- the LOC121214420 gene encoding receptor like protein 21-like: MSNNSFEGSIPMEFCKLNRLEFLDLSQNNLSGSIPSCFNPPYIEHVHLHGNRLRGPLSLAFYNSSSIVTLDLRGNNLTGSIPKWIYTLSSLSVLLLKDNHFHGKVPVELCKLHSLSIIDLSQNMFSGPIPSCLGNLSLPMQTNKILETGFYVTFIEEHETTPMDSYYPDSYLEEVIEFTTKSGLFLYKGNILSYMTGIDLSCNNLTGHIPPELGNLSEIHSLNLSHNKLTGVIPSSFSKLHQIESLDLSYNNLSGEIPNPLVELNSLEVFSVAFNNLSGSIPEPKAQFGTFIENSYEGNPFLCGVILHKSCSKTDSPSTISTVSEDKREDGLIDTYDFCVSFLVSYVVVLLTIFVVLYINPYWRRAWFSLVGKCITTCRYSNVGNFLTYHIFKRCV, translated from the coding sequence ATGTCCAACAATAGTTTTGAGGGTTCTATTCCAATGGAATTTTGCAAGTTGAATAGGTTGGAATTTTTGGATCTTTCTCAAAATAATTTATCTGGCTCTATACCGTCATGTTTTAATCCACCATACATAGAGCATGTCCACCTCCACGGGAATAGACTGAGAGGCCCACTATCACTTGCTTTTTATAATAGCTCTTCGATAGTGACTTTAGATCTTAGAGGAAACAATTTGACAGGTAGTATTCCAAAATGGATTTACACGCTTTCTTCTTTGAGTGTTCTTCTCTTGAAAGATAATCATTTTCATGGTAAAGTTCCTGTTGAGTTATGCAAGTTGCATTCTTTAAGCATCATAGATCTTTCTCAAAATATGTTTTCTGGTCCTATACCTTCTTGTTTGGGAAATTTATCTCTTCCAATGCAAACGAACAAGATTCTAGAAACTGGGTTCTATGTGACATTTATAGAAGAGCATGAAACAACACCAATGGATTCTTACTATCCTGATAGCTACTTAGAAGAAGTAATAGAGTTCACAACAAAGAGTGGGCTCTTTTTGTACAAGGGCAACATCCTTTCATATATGACCGGGATTGATTTATCTTGCAACAACTTAACTGGTCATATCCCACCAGAATTAGGGAACTTGAGTGAAATCCATTCTTTAAACCTTTCACACAATAAGTTGACCGGAGTTATACCCTCGTCATTCTCAAAACTTCATCAAATTGAGAGTTTGGACCTTTCTTACAACAACTTGAGTGGTGAAATCCCCAATCCATTGGTGGAGTTGAACTCTTTGGAGGTTTTCAGCGTGGCATTTAACAACTTGTCAGGTAGTATTCCCGAACCAAAAGCTCAATTTGGGACCTTTATTGAAAATAGTTATGAGGGAAATCCGTTTCTTTGTGGAGTTATATTGCATAAAAGTTGTTCCAAAACCGATTCACCATCAACGATATCAACTGTATCAGAAGATAAAAGAGAAGATGGTTTGATAGATACTTATGATTTTTGTGTGAGCTTTTTGGTTTCTTATGTAGTTGTGTTGTTGACAATTTTTGTTGTCCTCTACATAAATCCATACTGGCGAAGAGCTTGGTTTTCTCTTGTTGGGAAATGCATTACCACCTGTCGCTACTCAAATGTGGGCAATTTTCTTACTTATCACATTTTCAAGCGATGTGTTTAG
- the LOC107944295 gene encoding receptor-like protein 13, producing MVLEPSFYTSIPKFQLEVISLPKCITSQQLSCKLPTFLYYQYDLRYVDLSHNNFSGTVPTWLLVNNTKLEDLILKGNSFTGPLSLPSAPNSKVSLIDISQNKLQDSNVSSSLEEIYLDYSTLNTNILQSIGVFASLKTLYLSDCGLIGPLPNQGWCDLRNLEVLDVSENALEGMLPHCFSNLTSLRELDISRNHFQIPLSFAPFANLSNLKALSINENKMVLEPSFYTSIPKFQLEVISLLKCITSQQLSRKVPTFLYYQYDLRYVDLSHNNLSGTVPTWLLENNTKLEDLILKGNSFTGPLSLSSALISNVSSIDLSENKLQGQIPTGICSTFPHLRQLFLSKNAFEGIIPLCLSGMKDLSFLDLSNNQLYGKVPEELITKGSLTILRLSNNNLSGNVVPVILSANRVPYLYLDGNNFSGEMTNVDVSTFEFPNSLSEIDLSNNELHGKLPRWIGNASFLQRLAMSNNGFEGSIPMEFCKLNRLEFLDLSQNNLSGSIPSCFNPPYIEHVHLHGNRLRGPLSLAFYNSSSIVTLDLRGNNLTGSIPKWIYTLSFLSVLLLKDNHFHGKVPVELCKLHSLSIIDLSQNMFSGPIPSCLGNLSLPMQRKKILEIGFYGPSIEEHETTLNFGMDSYYPDSYLEEVIEFTTKSGLFLYEGNILSYMTGIDLSCNNLTGHIPSELGNLSEIYSLNLSHNKLTGVIPSSFAKLHQIESLDLSYNNLSGEIPNQLVELNSLEVFSVAYNNLSGSIPEPKAQFGTFIENSYEGNPFLCGPILHKSCSKTDSPSTISTVSEDKGEDGLIDTYDFCVSFLVSYVVVLLTIFVVLYINPYWRRAWFSLVGKCITTCRYSNVGNFLTYHIFKRCV from the exons ATGGTATTGGAACCTTCCTTTTATACCTCAATCCCAAAGTTCCAATTGGAAGTCATTAGTTTGCCAAAGTGCATAACATCTCAACAGCTCAGTTGTAAGCTTCCTACCTTCCTTTACTACCAATATGACTTGAGATATGTGGATCTTTCTCATAACAATTTCAGCGGAACAGTCCCAACTTGGTTGTTAGTAAACAACACAAAGTTAGAAGATCTCATCTTGAAGGGTAATTCATTTACCGGTCCTCTCTCATTACCGTCAGCTCCTAACTCTAAAGTGTCTTTAATTGACATATCCCAAAACAAATTGCAAG ATTCAAATGTGTCGAGCAGTTTGGAGGAAATATATCTTGACTATTCTACTCTCAACACCAACATTTTGCAAAGCATTGGAGTATTTGCTTCTCTTAAAACATTGTATTTATCTGATTGTGGACTTATTGGTCCCTTACCTAATCAAG gatGGTGTGATCTTAGGAACCTTGAAGTGTTGGATGTGAGTGAGAATGCACTTGAGGGGATGCTTCCTCATTGTTTTAGTAACTTGACATCTCTTCGTGAGTTAGATATTTcaagaaaccattttcaaattccGCTGTCATTTGCACCATTTGCAAACCTTTCAAACCTCAAAGCCCTTTCGATTAATGAAAACAAGATGGTATTGGAACCTTCCTTTTATACCTCAATCCCAAAGTTCCAATTGGAAGTCATCAGTTTGCTAAAGTGCATAACATCTCAACAACTCAGTCGTAAAGTTCCTACCTTCCTTTACTACCAATATGACTTGAGATATGTGGATCTTTCGCATAACAATCTCAGTGGAACTGTACCAACTTGGTTGCTAGAAAACAACACAAAGTTAGAAGATCTCATCTTGAAGGGTAATTCATTTACAGGTCCTCTCTCACTTTCGTCGGCTCTTATTTCTAATGTATCTTCAATTGACTTATCTGAAAACAAATTACAAGGTCAAATTCCGACTGGTATATGTTCAACTTTTCCACATTTGAGGCAGTTATTCTTATCCAAGAATGCTTTTGAAGGTATTATCCCACTTTGTTTAAGTGGCATGAAGGATTTATCATTTTTAGATCTATCAAACAATCAATTGTATGGAAAAGTACCAGAAGAGTTGATCACGAAAGGCTCACTGACCATTTTGAGACTATCAAATAACAACCTCAGTGGAAATGTAGTTCCTGTGATTCTCAGCGCAAATAGGGTGCCGTATTTATATTTGGATGGAAATAATTTTTCAGGAGAGATGACAAATGTTGATGTGTCTACTTTTGAGTTTCCAAATTCACTAAGCGAAATTGATCTCAGTAACAACGAGTTGCATGGAAAGCTCCCAAGATGGATAGGGAATGCATCGTTTTTGCAGAGATTAGCTATGTCCAACAATGGTTTTGAAGGTTCCATTCCAATGGAATTTTGCAAGTTGAATAGGTTGGAATTTTTGGATCTTTCTCAAAATAATTTATCTGGCTCTATACCGTCATGTTTTAATCCACCATACATAGAGCATGTCCACCTCCACGGGAATAGACTGAGAGGCCCACTATCACTTGCTTTTTATAATAGCTCTTCAATAGTGACTTTAGATCTTAGAGGAAACAATTTGACAGGTAGTATTCCAAAATGGATTTACACGCTTTCTTTTTTGAGTGTTCTTCTCTTGAAAGATAATCATTTTCATGGTAAAGTTCCTGTTGAGTTATGCAAGTTGCATTCTTTAAGCATAATAGATCTTTCTCAAAATATGTTTTCTGGTCCTATACCTTCTTGTTTGGGAAATTTATCTCTTCCAATGCAAAGGAAGAAGATTCTAGAAATTGGGTTCTATGGGCCATCTATAGAAGAGCATGAAACAACACTAAATTTTGGAATGGATTCTTACTATCCTGATAGCTACTTAGAAGAAGTAATAGAGTTCACAACAAAGAGTGGGCTCTTTTTGTACGAGGGCAACATCCTTTCATATATGACCGGGATTGATTTATCTTGCAACAACTTAACTGGTCATATCCCATCAGAATTAGGGAACTTGAGTGAAATCTATTCTTTAAACCTTTCACACAATAAGTTGACCGGAGTTATACCCTCGTCATTTGCAAAACTTCATCAAATTGAGAGTTTGGACCTTTCTTACAACAACTTGAGTGGTGAAATCCCCAATCAGTTGGTAGAGTTGAACTCTTTGGAGGTTTTTAGTGTGGCATACAACAACTTGTCTGGTAGTATTCCCGAACCAAAAGCTCAATTTGGGACCTTTATTGAAAACAGTTATGAAGGAAACCCTTTTCTTTGTGGACCTATACTGCATAAAAGTTGTTCCAAAACTGATTCACCATCAACAATATCAACTGTATCAGAAGATAAAGGAGAAGATGGTTTGATAGATACTTATGATTTTTGTGTGAGCTTTTTGGTTTCTTATGTAGTTGTGTTGTTGACAATTTTTGTTGTCCTCTACATAAATCCATACTGGCGAAGAGCTTGGTTTTCTCTTGTTGGGAAATGCATTACCACCTGTCGCTACTCAAATGTGGGCAATTTTCTTACTTATCACATTTTCAAGCGATGTGTTTAG